One stretch of Streptomyces sp. NBC_01363 DNA includes these proteins:
- a CDS encoding transposase yields MLHHDARHEAFDFTSHFREDFYACLTARGDALFEICDAMLCENGPVTSPVDLTLLAEHRCGHGALYDALNHGRIDAARLRRALAVLPQPKAADNRLVLAVDVSNWLRPDAECSADRLFCHTYGRGRDQHLMIPGWPYSFVAALETGRTSWCQLLDAVRLGPDDDLAEVTAGQVRRVVTDLIDGGQWEDGDADILIVFDASYDAPRMAYLLDGLPVEVLGRLRSCGRSRYSPGATSRNSPGSRLARALRWSA; encoded by the coding sequence CTGCTGCACCACGATGCCCGGCACGAGGCATTCGACTTCACGTCACACTTCCGGGAGGACTTCTACGCGTGTCTGACCGCGCGCGGTGACGCACTGTTCGAGATCTGTGACGCGATGCTCTGCGAGAACGGGCCGGTGACCTCGCCGGTCGATCTGACGCTGCTGGCCGAACACCGGTGCGGGCACGGCGCGTTGTACGACGCGCTGAACCACGGCCGAATCGACGCCGCCCGGCTACGCCGTGCCCTGGCGGTGCTGCCGCAGCCCAAGGCCGCCGACAACCGGCTCGTCCTGGCCGTGGACGTGAGCAACTGGCTCCGCCCGGACGCCGAGTGCAGCGCGGATCGATTGTTCTGCCACACCTATGGCCGCGGCCGTGACCAGCACCTGATGATCCCGGGCTGGCCCTACTCGTTCGTCGCCGCCCTGGAGACCGGACGCACCTCGTGGTGTCAGCTGCTGGACGCGGTCCGCCTCGGGCCCGACGACGACCTCGCCGAGGTCACCGCCGGCCAGGTCCGTCGTGTCGTCACCGATCTCATCGACGGCGGCCAGTGGGAGGACGGCGATGCGGACATCCTCATCGTCTTCGACGCCAGCTACGACGCCCCGCGTATGGCCTACCTCCTGGACGGGCTCCCCGTCGAGGTCCTCGGGCGGCTGCGCTCTTGTGGACGTTCGCGATATTCCCCAGGTGCAACTTCACGTAATTCCCCAGGCTCTCGCCTCGCGAGGGCGTTACGTTGGTCAGCGTGA
- a CDS encoding glutaredoxin domain-containing protein: MTRAWISPILFVLGGSAAATGLIFRGSPGAAAALLLVFVLLAGVNSPLMFPRPIGALEAQRRSAVDGRPVVFWRPGCTYCLRLRIRLGRSARQLHWVDIWRDPAGAAAVRAVNDGNETVPTVVVAGQSHTNPDPEWVREQLSSSA; the protein is encoded by the coding sequence ATGACGCGCGCTTGGATCTCGCCAATACTGTTTGTGCTCGGCGGCTCAGCCGCTGCAACTGGGCTGATCTTCAGGGGGAGCCCCGGCGCAGCCGCAGCACTCCTGCTGGTGTTTGTGCTGCTCGCAGGTGTGAACTCGCCTCTGATGTTCCCGAGGCCGATCGGTGCGCTGGAGGCACAACGCCGCAGCGCGGTCGACGGCCGGCCGGTCGTCTTCTGGCGACCGGGCTGCACCTACTGTCTGCGACTGCGCATCCGGTTGGGCCGTAGCGCCCGCCAGTTGCATTGGGTCGACATCTGGCGTGACCCGGCTGGAGCCGCAGCGGTGAGGGCAGTCAACGATGGCAATGAGACCGTGCCAACTGTCGTCGTGGCGGGCCAGTCGCACACCAACCCCGACCCTGAATGGGTGCGTGAACAGCTCTCCTCTTCCGCGTGA